A window from Enterocloster bolteae encodes these proteins:
- the ruvX gene encoding Holliday junction resolvase RuvX, with the protein MRIMGLDFGSKTVGVAVCDPLGITAQTVETITRASENKMRQTLARIEQLIGEYEIERIVLGYPKNMNNTVGERGEKTQEFKAALERRTGLEVILWDERLTTVAAERVLIESGVRRENRKKSVDQIAAAMILQGYLDSLQYS; encoded by the coding sequence ATGAGGATAATGGGTCTGGATTTTGGCTCGAAAACAGTTGGGGTGGCAGTCTGCGATCCTTTAGGTATCACTGCCCAGACAGTGGAAACAATCACCAGGGCCAGCGAGAATAAGATGCGTCAGACCCTTGCGAGGATTGAGCAATTAATTGGTGAATACGAGATTGAACGTATTGTTCTTGGTTATCCTAAGAATATGAACAATACAGTGGGCGAGCGCGGGGAAAAGACCCAGGAGTTCAAAGCGGCCCTGGAAAGGCGTACCGGTCTTGAGGTTATCCTCTGGGACGAGCGTCTCACCACAGTGGCGGCAGAACGGGTTCTGATTGAAAGCGGTGTTCGCAGGGAAAACAGAAAGAAAAGCGTGGACCAAATTGCGGCAGCCATGATTCTGCAGGGGTATCTGGACAGCCTGCAGTATAGTTAG
- a CDS encoding DUF1292 domain-containing protein, with amino-acid sequence MEEKTREDMITMVTDSGESVDFYVLEETRINARSYLLVTDAPEGEDGECYILKDMSGQQDAEAVYEFVEDDSELDALMKVFEELLSDADVDLEK; translated from the coding sequence ATGGAAGAAAAGACGAGAGAAGATATGATTACCATGGTGACGGATTCCGGAGAATCCGTGGATTTTTATGTGTTGGAAGAAACAAGGATAAATGCAAGGAGTTATCTGCTTGTGACAGACGCGCCGGAAGGCGAGGACGGAGAGTGCTATATCCTTAAGGATATGTCAGGACAGCAGGACGCTGAGGCCGTGTATGAGTTTGTGGAAGACGACAGCGAACTGGACGCACTGATGAAAGTGTTTGAAGAACTGTTAAGCGATGCAGATGTGGACCTTGAGAAATAG
- a CDS encoding ribonuclease J: MNLEEKENTAEVAPEAAAQATNQAVQENNAQDAGVQETAGAAAPQEQPVKKSQNRRPAQKKTASKEQGGNGEAQKKKNTGSRQGQAKSRSGQKGENQTGTAARESKDSAGARSSKGTGSAKASRNSGESKASRGSGESRNSGESRNSGESKASRNSGESKNSRNSGESKALPAPARQKARDGKKDGKGKLKIIPLGGLEQIGMNITAFEYEDSIIVVDCGLAFPGDDMLGIDLVIPDVTYLKQNIDKVKGFVITHGHEDHIGALPYILQQVNVPVYGTKLTIALIEHKLEEHRLLKNTKRKVMKHGQSVNLGCFRVEFVKTNHSIQDASALAIFTPVGTVLHTGDFKIDYTPVFGDPIDLQRFAELGKKGVLALMADSTNAIRPGFTMSERTVGKTFDAIFAEHQNRRIIVATFASNVDRVQQVVNTAYKYGRKVVVEGRSMVTIMDIASKLGYINVPEGTLIDIEHLRNYPPESTVLITTGSQGESMAALSRMAASIHKKVSIVPGDVVVLSSTPIPGNEKAVANVVNELSMKGAEVICQDTHVSGHACQEDLKLIYSLVHPKFSIPIHGEYRHRMAQRELAQFMGVQKENAVMVNSGDVVALDEDSCEVIDHVTCGGIFVDGLGVGDVGNIVLRDRQNLAQNGIIVVVLTLEKHSNQLLAGPDIVSRGFVYVRESEDLLEEAHTIVYDAVQDCLDRHVSDWGKIKNIIKDSLSDFLWKRMKRNPMILPIIMEV; encoded by the coding sequence TTGAATTTAGAAGAAAAAGAGAATACGGCAGAGGTGGCGCCAGAGGCAGCTGCACAGGCAACGAATCAGGCCGTACAGGAAAACAATGCCCAGGATGCCGGTGTCCAGGAGACAGCAGGAGCTGCGGCCCCACAGGAGCAGCCTGTGAAGAAGTCCCAGAATAGAAGACCGGCCCAGAAAAAGACCGCTTCCAAGGAACAGGGAGGAAATGGGGAAGCCCAGAAAAAGAAAAATACGGGTTCCAGACAGGGTCAGGCAAAGAGCAGGAGCGGACAAAAGGGAGAGAACCAGACCGGAACTGCTGCCAGGGAGTCCAAGGACAGCGCCGGCGCAAGGTCCTCCAAGGGAACCGGCAGCGCAAAGGCGTCCAGGAATTCCGGAGAGTCCAAGGCATCCAGAGGTTCAGGGGAGTCCAGGAATTCTGGAGAGTCCAGAAATTCCGGAGAGTCCAAGGCATCCAGGAATTCCGGGGAGTCCAAGAACTCCAGAAATTCCGGTGAATCAAAGGCGCTTCCCGCACCGGCCAGACAGAAGGCACGGGATGGAAAAAAGGACGGAAAGGGCAAGCTGAAAATCATTCCATTAGGCGGTCTTGAGCAGATTGGAATGAACATCACCGCCTTTGAGTATGAGGACAGCATCATTGTGGTGGACTGCGGACTGGCCTTCCCGGGGGACGACATGCTGGGCATTGACCTGGTTATACCGGACGTGACCTACTTAAAGCAGAACATTGACAAGGTGAAGGGCTTCGTCATCACCCATGGCCATGAGGACCATATCGGCGCCCTGCCTTATATCCTGCAGCAGGTCAATGTGCCTGTATACGGCACAAAGCTGACCATTGCCCTGATTGAGCATAAGCTGGAGGAGCACCGCCTCTTAAAGAACACCAAGCGCAAGGTGATGAAGCACGGACAGTCCGTGAACCTGGGATGCTTCAGAGTGGAATTCGTGAAGACAAACCACAGCATCCAGGACGCATCCGCCCTGGCCATATTTACACCGGTGGGAACCGTGCTGCACACAGGAGACTTTAAGATTGACTACACGCCGGTGTTTGGGGATCCCATTGACCTGCAGCGCTTTGCGGAGCTGGGCAAGAAGGGCGTGCTGGCCCTGATGGCAGACAGTACCAATGCCATCCGTCCCGGATTCACCATGTCCGAGCGTACGGTGGGAAAGACATTTGACGCCATATTCGCGGAGCACCAGAACAGGCGCATCATCGTGGCCACCTTTGCCTCCAATGTGGACCGGGTTCAGCAGGTGGTGAACACGGCATACAAATACGGGCGCAAGGTGGTGGTGGAAGGCCGCAGCATGGTGACTATCATGGATATTGCCAGCAAGCTGGGGTATATCAATGTGCCGGAGGGAACCCTCATCGACATTGAACACCTGAGGAACTACCCGCCGGAGTCCACGGTGCTCATTACCACGGGAAGCCAGGGCGAGTCCATGGCCGCCCTTTCCAGGATGGCTGCCAGCATCCATAAGAAGGTATCCATTGTGCCGGGAGATGTGGTGGTGCTGAGCTCCACGCCGATTCCTGGAAATGAAAAGGCAGTGGCCAATGTGGTGAACGAGCTGTCCATGAAGGGCGCTGAGGTAATCTGCCAGGATACCCACGTATCAGGACATGCCTGCCAGGAGGATCTGAAGCTGATTTATTCCCTGGTGCATCCAAAGTTCTCCATCCCCATCCATGGCGAGTACCGCCACCGTATGGCCCAGAGGGAACTGGCCCAGTTTATGGGTGTACAAAAGGAAAATGCTGTCATGGTCAACTCCGGCGACGTGGTGGCCCTGGACGAGGACAGCTGCGAGGTGATAGACCACGTTACCTGCGGAGGCATCTTCGTGGACGGCCTCGGCGTGGGCGATGTGGGCAATATTGTATTACGGGATAGACAAAACCTTGCACAAAATGGTATTATTGTAGTAGTATTGACGTTAGAGAAGCACAGCAACCAGCTGCTTGCGGGACCGGATATTGTGTCCAGAGGCTTTGTGTATGTGCGGGAATCCGAGGATTTGCTGGAGGAGGCCCACACCATTGTGTACGACGCAGTGCAGGACTGCCTGGACCGCCATGTCAGCGACTGGGGTAAGATAAAGAACATCATTAAAGACAGTTTAAGTGACTTTTTGTGGAAGCGCATGAAGCGCAATCCCATGATTCTGCCAATTATCATGGAGGTATAA
- a CDS encoding endolytic transglycosylase MltG produces the protein MSNRTREINKITTTIIGISVKLMVYALIILLLYEAVARGYAFGHEIFFAEAVDEAPGQDMVVQIDSKESVSDAAQFLAHKGLIKSEFAFIFQSKFYDYDTIYPGTYTLNTSMTSKEILQLLNEKPETEDSAKPAQSGGAKAAEAKTSQGRTSEKENGNSGASDQETSPAAAAASQDGAAAAAETDGEIPADAAPGSRSGEDALDSQEAQANEQTYEGEDQEMEGGWIEDAAEDGTQ, from the coding sequence ATGAGCAATAGAACTAGGGAAATCAACAAAATCACCACCACCATAATCGGCATATCCGTGAAGCTCATGGTATATGCCCTGATTATCCTGCTGCTGTATGAGGCGGTTGCCAGGGGCTATGCCTTTGGCCATGAGATATTTTTTGCCGAGGCAGTGGACGAGGCCCCCGGACAGGATATGGTAGTCCAGATTGATTCAAAGGAATCCGTGTCTGACGCTGCGCAGTTTCTTGCGCATAAGGGGCTTATTAAAAGTGAGTTTGCCTTTATTTTCCAGAGCAAGTTCTATGACTACGACACCATCTATCCGGGCACCTATACCCTTAATACGTCCATGACATCCAAGGAAATACTCCAGCTTCTCAATGAAAAGCCGGAAACCGAAGACAGTGCAAAACCGGCCCAGTCCGGCGGCGCCAAGGCAGCTGAAGCCAAGACGTCCCAGGGCAGGACATCTGAGAAGGAAAACGGGAACAGCGGTGCTTCGGACCAGGAGACATCTCCGGCTGCGGCAGCTGCGTCCCAGGACGGTGCAGCCGCAGCGGCAGAGACAGACGGGGAAATACCGGCTGACGCGGCTCCTGGGTCCCGGTCAGGGGAGGATGCCCTTGACTCCCAGGAGGCCCAGGCCAATGAGCAGACCTATGAAGGCGAGGACCAGGAGATGGAAGGCGGATGGATTGAGGATGCAGCAGAGGATGGAACCCAATGA
- a CDS encoding O-methyltransferase, with translation MIVNDRITDYIRSLESSQGSLLDSIEQEAERDRVPIIRRETAALLRTLVAALRPARILEIGTAVGYSSLLMCRVMPENCRITTIEKYEKRIPAAREHFKIAGEEGRITLLEGDADDLLAGLKGQTFDLVFMDAAKGQYLHWLPMILALMPEGGVLISDNVLQDGDIVESRFAVERRNRTIHSRMRRYLYELKHRKGLETAIIPIGDGVAVSTKYTERVE, from the coding sequence ATGATTGTAAATGACAGGATTACGGACTATATACGTTCCCTGGAATCCAGCCAGGGCAGCCTGCTGGATTCCATAGAACAGGAAGCGGAAAGGGACCGGGTGCCCATCATACGCAGGGAAACCGCAGCCCTTTTAAGGACCCTGGTGGCAGCCCTGAGACCGGCCCGTATATTGGAGATAGGAACCGCTGTGGGATACTCTTCTCTTCTCATGTGCCGTGTGATGCCGGAAAACTGCCGCATCACCACCATCGAGAAGTATGAGAAACGGATTCCGGCGGCCCGGGAACATTTTAAAATCGCAGGTGAGGAAGGGCGTATCACCCTTCTGGAAGGGGATGCAGATGACCTGCTGGCCGGACTTAAGGGCCAGACCTTTGACCTGGTGTTCATGGATGCCGCCAAAGGCCAGTACCTGCACTGGCTGCCCATGATTCTGGCGCTGATGCCTGAAGGGGGAGTCCTCATATCGGACAATGTACTTCAGGACGGAGATATCGTGGAATCCAGATTTGCAGTGGAGCGCAGGAACAGGACCATCCACAGCAGGATGCGCCGGTATCTCTACGAGCTTAAGCACAGAAAGGGACTGGAGACAGCCATCATCCCCATAGGGGACGGAGTTGCCGTCAGTACCAAATATACGGAGAGAGTGGAATGA
- a CDS encoding peptidase U32 family protein gives MRKTELLIPAGSLDVLKTAVVYGADAVYIGGEAFGLRAKAHNFSNEEMKQGIAFAHARGVKVYVTANILAHNGDLPGVEAYFEEMRDVAPDALIISDPGVFAIARRVLPDMEIHISTQANNTNYGTYLFWHGLGARRVVSARELSLAEIREIRDHIPQDMQIESFIHGAMCISYSGRCLLSNYFVGRDANQGACTHPCRWKYSLVEETRPGEYMPVYENERGTYIFNSKDLCMVEYIPEMMDAGIDSFKIEGRMKTALYVATVTRAYRRAIDDYLKDPSVYRKNLAWYREEIGKCTNRRFTTGFYFGKPTSDDHIYDSSTYVKSYTYLGTVEETDSRGRCRIEQKNKFSAGETIEVMKPDGQNLEVTVESITDHEGNEQESAPHPKQILWVKLSGDVSVFDILRRKEEAVD, from the coding sequence ATGAGAAAGACAGAATTACTGATACCGGCCGGAAGCCTGGACGTGCTGAAAACAGCCGTTGTTTACGGGGCAGATGCCGTATATATCGGAGGTGAGGCCTTTGGCCTGCGGGCCAAGGCCCATAATTTTTCCAATGAAGAGATGAAACAGGGAATTGCCTTTGCCCATGCGCGCGGGGTCAAAGTCTACGTGACGGCCAATATATTGGCCCATAACGGAGACCTGCCGGGGGTGGAGGCTTATTTTGAAGAGATGAGGGATGTGGCGCCGGATGCGCTCATCATATCAGATCCGGGTGTGTTCGCCATTGCCAGAAGAGTTCTTCCTGACATGGAAATCCATATAAGCACCCAGGCCAACAACACCAATTACGGGACCTATCTGTTCTGGCATGGACTGGGGGCAAGGCGGGTGGTGTCTGCAAGGGAGCTGTCCCTGGCGGAGATCCGGGAAATCCGGGACCACATCCCTCAGGATATGCAGATAGAGAGCTTTATCCACGGCGCCATGTGCATATCCTATTCCGGCAGATGCCTTCTGAGCAATTATTTTGTGGGAAGGGATGCCAACCAGGGCGCCTGCACCCATCCCTGCCGCTGGAAATATTCCCTTGTGGAGGAGACCAGACCGGGAGAATATATGCCTGTATATGAAAATGAGCGGGGCACCTATATCTTCAACTCCAAGGACCTGTGCATGGTGGAGTATATTCCGGAGATGATGGATGCCGGAATCGACAGTTTCAAGATAGAGGGAAGGATGAAAACAGCTCTCTATGTGGCCACTGTCACCAGGGCCTACCGCAGGGCAATTGATGATTATCTGAAGGATCCGTCTGTGTACAGGAAGAATCTGGCGTGGTACAGGGAAGAAATTGGAAAATGCACCAACCGCAGGTTTACCACTGGCTTTTACTTCGGCAAGCCCACTTCGGATGACCACATATATGACAGCAGCACCTATGTAAAGAGCTACACCTACCTGGGGACCGTGGAAGAAACGGACAGCCGGGGCCGGTGCAGGATTGAACAGAAAAATAAATTTTCTGCGGGGGAGACCATTGAGGTGATGAAGCCCGACGGACAGAACCTGGAAGTTACAGTGGAGTCCATAACAGACCATGAGGGCAATGAGCAGGAGAGCGCTCCCCATCCAAAGCAGATTCTGTGGGTTAAGCTGTCCGGGGATGTGTCTGTTTTTGATATCCTGCGGAGAAAAGAAGAGGCCGTGGATTAG
- a CDS encoding YdcF family protein has protein sequence MLDGVLIGLAVLCVVYFIIIVVYAGISTSFAFIWLFFAALLVFLVYGKWYYARNMERIPRWVPVSVVTTCIAGVAVLGILCILVFLGAATPGKANLDYVIVLGARVKEHTVSNSLKKRLDRAIVYAEENPYTILVLSGGKGPGEADSEAQVMYDYLVYNGVSPRQLLMESDSTSTVENIAYSKIVIEQDRMKDKKEIIPMPGKTGSVPYAIAPDKPLEIGVLTSNFHIYRARLTAEKWGFDNVYGISAESDPVLFIHLCVRECASILKDRLMGNM, from the coding sequence ATGTTAGATGGAGTACTCATTGGGCTGGCAGTGCTTTGCGTTGTTTATTTTATAATCATAGTTGTGTATGCAGGCATAAGCACCTCATTTGCCTTCATATGGCTGTTTTTTGCGGCCCTGCTTGTATTTCTGGTATATGGAAAATGGTATTATGCCAGAAATATGGAACGGATCCCCCGCTGGGTGCCGGTGTCGGTGGTTACCACCTGTATTGCGGGAGTGGCTGTGCTGGGAATCCTCTGTATCCTGGTATTTCTGGGAGCAGCCACGCCGGGAAAGGCCAACCTGGATTATGTGATTGTGCTGGGGGCCAGGGTCAAGGAACATACGGTCAGCAATTCCCTGAAAAAGCGTCTGGACAGGGCCATTGTCTATGCGGAGGAGAATCCGTACACCATTCTGGTGCTTTCCGGCGGCAAGGGGCCGGGGGAAGCAGACAGCGAGGCCCAGGTCATGTATGATTATCTGGTGTACAACGGGGTCAGTCCCAGGCAGCTGCTTATGGAGTCCGATTCCACCAGCACGGTGGAGAACATTGCTTACAGCAAGATTGTCATAGAGCAGGACCGGATGAAGGACAAGAAGGAGATTATCCCCATGCCCGGAAAGACAGGCTCGGTTCCTTATGCCATTGCACCGGACAAGCCGCTGGAAATAGGAGTTCTCACCAGTAATTTCCATATTTACCGTGCCAGGCTTACAGCGGAAAAATGGGGATTTGACAACGTATACGGCATATCTGCGGAATCCGACCCGGTTCTGTTTATCCATCTGTGCGTGAGGGAATGTGCTTCTATTTTGAAGGACAGGCTCATGGGGAATATGTGA
- a CDS encoding insulinase family protein, giving the protein MADGRNLEKVKELAAYRVSEEMYVEEMDSRAMVLEHIKSGARIFLMSNEDENKVFYIGFRTPPDDSTGLPHILEHSVLEGSDKFPVKDPFVELVKGSLNTFLNAMTYPDKTVYPVASCNDKDFQNLMDVYLDGVLHPAIYREPKIFLQEGWHYELESPEDELAINGVVYNEMKGAFSSPESVLDRFTRNVLFPDTTYSNESGGDPAVIPELTYEKFIAFHRNYYHPANSYIYLYGDMDMAQKLTWLDQEYLGQYDREDCHADSAIAVQQPFEQPVQREITYSVTEEEGTKDRTYLSINTVVGTDLDPVLYVAFQILEYTLINAPGAPLKQALIDAGIGQDILGGYDCGILQPYFSVIAKNANPEQKGEFLAVVKGTLRRLADQGIDRKSLLAGLNLYEFRYREADYGSAPKGLMYGLWSLDSWLYDGKPTLHLEYQKTFDYLKKAVEEGYFEQLIHRYLLDNPHEAVITVRPRVNQTAEEDRNLAERLKTYKESLGREELEALTARTRQLKEYQEEPSQQEDLEKIPMLQREDIEREGGRFSYEVKMEDGVNVIHSNLFTSGIGYLKVLFDTSRVPVEDLPYVGLLKAVLGYVDTEHYSYGDLTSEIYLNSGGVSFAVSSYPDAAHPGQFTGAFVASAKVLYHKLDFAFSILAEILTRSRLDDEKRLGEILDETRSRARMKMEDASHGAAVGRASSYFSASAAFNDMTGGVGYYQFLEDVSRRFAEDASGRGQLIARLKDVCARLFTSDNLLVAYTADTEGYSRLPAELKTFRSVLGKGDGRTYEFVFRPDNRNEGFKTASQVNYVARCGSFAGKEAGGRKLEYTGALRVLKVIMNYEYLWMNLRVKGGAYGCMSSFSRTGDGCLVSYRDPNLEATNQVYEGIPDYLRSFSIDERDMTKYVIGTMSDVDTPLTPSLRGARNLSAYLSGVTDEMVQKEREQILDVTQEDIKALADIVQAVLDTRALCVIGNDQQIRAQESMFGEVKNLYH; this is encoded by the coding sequence ATGGCAGATGGAAGGAATCTGGAAAAGGTAAAAGAGCTGGCCGCTTACCGCGTGTCAGAAGAGATGTACGTGGAGGAAATGGACTCCAGGGCCATGGTGCTGGAACACATAAAAAGCGGCGCCAGGATTTTTCTGATGTCCAATGAGGATGAGAACAAGGTGTTCTATATCGGTTTTCGTACACCGCCCGATGACAGTACGGGACTTCCCCATATACTGGAACACAGTGTACTGGAAGGCTCGGATAAGTTTCCGGTCAAGGACCCCTTTGTGGAACTGGTAAAAGGTTCGCTGAACACGTTTCTGAATGCCATGACGTATCCGGATAAGACCGTATACCCTGTTGCCAGCTGCAATGACAAGGATTTTCAGAATCTGATGGACGTATATCTGGACGGCGTTCTCCACCCGGCTATTTACAGGGAGCCAAAGATATTCCTTCAGGAGGGATGGCACTATGAACTGGAGTCGCCGGAGGATGAGCTGGCTATTAACGGCGTTGTCTATAATGAGATGAAAGGCGCTTTTTCTTCACCGGAAAGTGTTCTGGACCGTTTTACCAGAAATGTGCTCTTTCCGGATACGACCTACTCCAATGAGTCGGGCGGAGATCCTGCCGTGATACCGGAGCTTACCTATGAAAAATTCATTGCGTTCCACCGCAATTACTACCATCCGGCCAACAGCTATATCTATCTCTACGGGGACATGGATATGGCCCAGAAGCTTACATGGCTGGACCAGGAATATCTGGGACAATATGACAGAGAGGACTGCCATGCAGACTCGGCCATAGCTGTGCAGCAGCCCTTTGAACAGCCGGTCCAGAGAGAAATCACCTACTCTGTCACAGAGGAGGAAGGGACAAAGGACAGGACCTATCTTTCCATCAATACCGTGGTGGGTACGGATTTGGATCCGGTACTTTATGTGGCCTTCCAGATTTTGGAATATACGCTGATTAACGCGCCGGGAGCGCCCTTGAAGCAGGCATTGATTGATGCGGGGATCGGTCAGGATATACTGGGAGGCTATGACTGCGGGATTCTGCAGCCGTATTTTTCCGTCATTGCCAAGAATGCCAATCCGGAGCAAAAGGGTGAATTCCTTGCAGTTGTAAAGGGAACGCTGCGAAGGCTGGCTGACCAGGGGATTGACAGAAAGAGCCTGTTGGCCGGACTGAACCTCTATGAGTTCCGTTACCGCGAGGCGGACTACGGTTCCGCTCCCAAGGGCCTTATGTACGGACTCTGGTCTCTGGACAGCTGGCTGTATGACGGGAAGCCCACCCTCCATCTGGAATACCAGAAAACCTTTGACTATCTGAAAAAGGCGGTGGAGGAAGGCTATTTTGAACAGCTGATACACCGGTATCTGCTGGATAATCCTCATGAGGCGGTTATCACGGTGCGCCCCAGGGTGAACCAGACAGCTGAGGAGGACCGCAATCTGGCTGAAAGGCTGAAGACCTATAAGGAATCCCTTGGCAGGGAGGAGCTTGAGGCCCTGACTGCCCGGACCAGACAATTAAAGGAGTACCAGGAGGAGCCGTCACAGCAGGAGGACCTGGAAAAAATTCCTATGCTGCAGCGGGAGGACATTGAACGGGAAGGCGGCCGTTTTTCTTATGAGGTCAAGATGGAGGACGGAGTGAACGTTATCCACAGCAACCTGTTCACCTCCGGAATCGGATATCTGAAGGTGCTGTTTGACACCAGCCGGGTGCCGGTGGAGGACCTGCCTTATGTGGGGCTTCTTAAGGCAGTGCTGGGATATGTGGATACGGAGCACTACAGCTACGGGGATCTGACCAGCGAGATTTACCTCAACAGCGGCGGCGTGAGCTTTGCGGTGTCGTCTTATCCGGATGCAGCGCATCCAGGACAGTTTACAGGGGCCTTTGTTGCCAGCGCAAAGGTGCTGTACCATAAACTGGACTTTGCCTTCTCTATTCTGGCGGAGATTCTAACCCGATCCAGACTGGATGATGAAAAGCGCCTGGGTGAAATTCTGGACGAGACCAGGTCCAGGGCCAGGATGAAGATGGAGGATGCTTCCCATGGAGCGGCGGTTGGCAGGGCTTCGTCATATTTCTCTGCGTCAGCGGCCTTCAACGATATGACCGGAGGCGTTGGATATTATCAATTTCTGGAGGATGTCAGCCGCAGGTTCGCGGAGGATGCTTCCGGCAGAGGACAATTGATTGCCAGGCTTAAGGATGTCTGCGCCCGGCTGTTTACATCAGATAATCTGCTGGTGGCATACACAGCTGATACAGAAGGCTACAGCAGGCTGCCTGCAGAACTTAAGACCTTCCGTTCAGTCCTTGGAAAGGGAGACGGGAGAACGTATGAGTTTGTATTCCGGCCGGACAACCGCAATGAGGGCTTTAAGACAGCGTCCCAGGTTAACTATGTGGCCAGATGCGGCAGCTTTGCGGGAAAGGAAGCAGGAGGAAGAAAACTGGAATACACAGGAGCGCTGAGAGTCTTAAAGGTCATCATGAACTATGAATATCTGTGGATGAACCTGAGGGTAAAGGGAGGTGCTTACGGATGCATGAGCAGCTTCAGCCGCACGGGTGACGGATGCCTGGTATCCTACAGGGACCCCAACCTGGAAGCCACCAACCAGGTGTATGAAGGAATTCCGGATTATCTGAGAAGCTTCTCCATTGACGAGAGGGACATGACAAAATATGTCATCGGCACCATGAGCGACGTTGATACGCCTCTTACGCCTTCTCTGAGGGGAGCCAGGAATCTGTCGGCATACCTTTCCGGTGTGACGGATGAGATGGTGCAGAAGGAGCGGGAACAGATTCTGGATGTGACCCAGGAGGATATAAAGGCACTGGCTGATATTGTACAGGCTGTGCTGGACACCAGGGCGCTGTGCGTGATTGGCAATGACCAGCAGATTCGCGCCCAGGAGAGCATGTTTGGTGAGGTGAAGAACCTTTACCACTAA
- the era gene encoding GTPase Era, with protein MEENIQKKSGFVTLIGRPNVGKSTLMNHLIGQKIAITSDKPQTTRNRIQTVYTDDRGQIIFLDTPGIHKAKNKLGQYMVNVAEHTLKEVDVILWLVEPATFIGAGERHIAEQLKNVKTPIILVINKIDTVKNQDEILTFIAAYKDVCDFAEIVPLSALKDKNTDLLTELIFKYLPYGPQFYDEDTVTDQPMRQIAAELIREKALRLLDDEIPHGIAVTIEKMKERKGGLIDIEASIVCERESHKGIIIGKGGSMLKRIGIEARKEIESMMDTQVNLQLWVKVRKEWRDSELYMKNYGYNQKEI; from the coding sequence ATGGAAGAGAATATACAGAAGAAATCGGGCTTTGTTACGTTGATTGGACGTCCCAATGTGGGAAAGTCCACTCTGATGAACCACTTGATTGGACAGAAAATTGCAATTACCTCTGATAAGCCCCAGACAACCAGAAACAGGATACAGACCGTGTACACAGATGACAGGGGCCAGATTATCTTCTTAGACACCCCTGGCATCCATAAGGCCAAGAATAAGCTGGGCCAATATATGGTGAACGTGGCTGAGCACACTCTGAAGGAAGTGGATGTGATTCTCTGGCTGGTGGAGCCTGCCACCTTCATCGGCGCAGGCGAGCGCCATATAGCGGAGCAGCTTAAGAATGTAAAAACCCCAATCATTCTGGTAATCAACAAGATTGATACGGTAAAGAACCAGGATGAAATTCTTACCTTTATTGCGGCCTACAAGGATGTCTGCGATTTTGCGGAAATCGTACCTCTCTCTGCATTGAAGGATAAGAATACGGATCTGCTGACTGAGCTGATTTTCAAATACCTGCCTTACGGCCCGCAGTTCTATGATGAGGACACGGTGACGGATCAGCCTATGCGCCAGATTGCTGCTGAGCTTATCCGCGAGAAAGCGCTGCGCCTTCTGGACGACGAGATTCCCCATGGCATTGCGGTGACCATTGAGAAGATGAAGGAGCGCAAGGGCGGCCTGATTGATATTGAGGCCAGTATTGTATGTGAGAGAGAATCTCACAAGGGCATCATTATCGGAAAGGGCGGCAGCATGCTGAAACGCATCGGCATAGAGGCCAGGAAAGAGATTGAAAGCATGATGGACACACAGGTGAACCTGCAGCTGTGGGTTAAGGTAAGAAAGGAATGGCGGGACAGCGAGCTGTATATGAAGAACTACGGCTACAATCAAAAAGAAATTTGA